From a single Loxodonta africana isolate mLoxAfr1 chromosome 9, mLoxAfr1.hap2, whole genome shotgun sequence genomic region:
- the LOC100661099 gene encoding ubiquitin carboxyl-terminal hydrolase 17-like protein 6: MEAPSLHCGGQGQLAVSPKPSTSCLPAAGPERHCAPSLAHQPWRTSQKQSACRDDGVLAPHLTLASTWSRSSGVGAGLRNMGDTCYVNAALQCLTYTPPLADYMLSREHAASCEQQGYCVLCAMQDNITRALSHPGDVMEPSHALARGLHRHQQEDAHEFLMSTLDAVQKACLRSHRHLRGLSEDTTLIRRIFGGYWRSRIQCCHCQGVSDTFDPYLDITLDIQAAQSVNQALEQLVTAEELDGENSYQCRICQRKMPASKTLTLHTCPEALVLVLKRFSDLSGDKNAKQVRYPASLDVSRCLSRQDGGPAAYRLYAVLVHVGWTCHTGHYLSYVKAGNGKWYRMDDAEVSACDVTCVLSQQAYALFYIHQSELVRGSGGVARGGASGGHGMEAADEGPRPGVPEGDAKVNVVAADEEQLGGPASRQMTLEEWKILQARDRLKPQFNIRVVESALPSNAVVIHKPKPRSGVAKDHGEQEGHRLKDPARDIPARVAIHCGNDVFPRRDVRGSKKKRKKRGKGTWSLDGFQ; encoded by the coding sequence ATGGAGGCGCCTTCTCTCCACTGCGGAGGTCAGGGTCAGTTGGCCGTCTCTCCCAAACCCAGCACTTCCTGCCTTCCGGCAGCCGGTCCTGAAAGACACTGCGCTCCCTCTCTGGCTCACCAGCCCTGGCGGACATCCCAGAAGCAGAGCGCCTGCCGCGACGACGGGGTGCTTGCTCCCCATTTGACACTCGCCTCGACTTGGAGCAGGTCTTCCGGGGTCGGGGCAGGGCTCCGCAACATGGGGGACACCTGCTACGTGAACGCGGCGCTGCAGTGTCTGACGTACACGCCGCCCCTCGCCGACTACATGCTGTCCCGGGAGCACGCCGCAAGCTGTGAGCAGCAGGGCTACTGCGTGCTGTGTGCAATGCAGGATAACATCACCCGAGCCCTCAGCCATCCAGGTGACGTCATGGAGCCCTCACACGCGCTGGCTAGAGGCCTCCATAGACACCAACAGGAAGACGCCCATGAATTTCTCATGTCCACTCTGGACGCCGTGCAGAAAGCCTGCCTGCGGAGCCACAGGCACTTGCGCGGCCTCTCCGAAGACACCACCCTGATCCGCCGAATCTTTGGCGGCTACTGGAGGTCTCGAATCCAGTGTTGCCACTGCCAGGGAGTGTCAGACACCTTCGACCCTTACCTGGACATCACCCTGGATATCCAGGCAGCTCAGAGTGTGAACCAAGCTTTGGAACAGCTGGTCACGgccgaagagctggatggtgaaaATTCCTATCAGTGTAGGATTTGTCAGAGGAAGATGCCCGCTTCCAAGACGCTGACTTTGCACACTTGCCCCGAGGCCCTCGTCCTTGTACTGAAACGCTTCTCAGACCTGAGCGGTGACAAAAATGCTAAGCAGGTGCGCTACCCTGCGAGTCTGGACGTGAGCAGATGCCTGTCTCGGCAGGACGGAGGACCGGCTGCTTACAGACTCTACGCAGTGCTGGTCCATGTTGGGTGGACTTGCCACACGGGCCACTACCTCTCTTACGTCAAGGCTGGCAACGGCAAGTGGTACCGAATGGACGATGCCGAGGTCTCGGCATGCGATGTGACTTGTGTGCTGAGCCAACAAGCCTACGCCCTGTTTTACATCCACCAGAGCGAGTTGGTCAGAGGGAGTGGGGGTGTGGCACGGGGCGGCGCATCAGGAGGCCACGGGATGGAGGCCGCGGACGAGGGGCCTAGGCCAGGGGTGCCCGAAGGGGACGCCAAAGTCAACGTTGTAGCCGCGGACGAGGAGCAACTGGGAGGACCAGCCAGCCGACAAATGACCTTGGAGGAGTGGAAAATCCTCCAAGCGCGAGACCGACTGAAGCCCCAGTTCAACATCAGGGTAGTAGAGAGTGCACTGCCTTCCAACGCAGTGGTCATTCACAAGCCGAAACCCAGGAGTGGGGTGGCAAAGGATCACGGGGAGCAAGAAGGCCACCGCCTGAAGGATCCGGCCAGGGACATCCCCGCTCGGGTGGCCATCCACTGTGGCAATGACGTCTTCCCACGCAGGGATGTCAGAGGTagcaagaagaagaggaagaagagagggaagggtACCTGGTCACTCGATGGATTCCAGTAG